The following proteins are encoded in a genomic region of Candidatus Nitrospira nitrificans:
- a CDS encoding flagellar motor protein: protein MDIATILGLVLALGSIIGGQILEGGHIGSIMQLTAFIIVIGGTIGAICVQNPLSVVLKAFSSLSLAIVSPHIDNKGTIKLILDLANISRKQGLLALEGKLKDIHDPFMKKGIQLIVDGTEPKAVHEILEIEVEHHEEQGVHAAKVWEAAGGYAPTVGIIGAVLGLIHVMENLADPSKLGGGIAVAFVATVYGVGAANLFFLPLANKIKFKLKEEAGSRNVIIMGLVGLAQGENPRLLQEKLESFLPHNERTKEAKK, encoded by the coding sequence ATGGATATTGCAACCATACTCGGGCTGGTGCTGGCGTTGGGCTCCATTATCGGAGGCCAAATACTCGAGGGCGGGCACATCGGCTCGATTATGCAGCTCACGGCCTTCATCATCGTGATCGGCGGCACGATCGGAGCGATCTGTGTTCAGAATCCGCTGTCGGTGGTCCTGAAGGCGTTCAGTTCATTGTCGCTGGCGATCGTAAGCCCCCATATCGACAATAAAGGCACCATCAAGCTGATCTTGGATCTCGCGAACATTTCGCGAAAGCAAGGATTGTTGGCGCTCGAGGGAAAACTGAAAGACATTCATGACCCGTTCATGAAAAAAGGGATTCAACTGATCGTCGATGGAACCGAACCGAAAGCCGTGCATGAGATCCTCGAGATCGAGGTGGAGCACCATGAGGAGCAAGGAGTCCATGCGGCTAAGGTATGGGAAGCCGCGGGTGGCTACGCGCCGACGGTCGGCATTATCGGAGCGGTGCTCGGGCTGATTCATGTGATGGAGAATCTGGCCGATCCCTCCAAGCTGGGCGGCGGTATTGCGGTCGCGTTCGTCGCCACGGTCTACGGCGTGGGAGCGGCCAATCTCTTCTTCCTGCCGCTGGCCAATAAGATCAAGTTCAAGCTGAAGGAGGAAGCGGGGTCCCGCAACGTCATTATCATGGGGCTTGTGGGACTTGCCCAGGGGGAGAACCCCAGATTGCTCCAGGAGAAGTTGGAAAGCTTTCTTCCCCATAACGAACGCACGAAGGAGGCGAAGAAGTGA
- a CDS encoding protein phosphatase CheZ: MYNQEHKLYEELGALARFVDNARNAISTATPQITSINTQLPAATSHLSDLSKMTEDGTLEVMRLTEIMQDNHERVAKDLSAVVEVLQAMDCVALAGRLGNVSSVLAQDNKYLTEIMTALSFQDLVAQRVKKLVVILDEVQGKLMELVVVFGLQGKGEAASDAGTAGHLLKQLEESKTTAMQQKVADDILAQFGFK, translated from the coding sequence GTGTACAACCAAGAACATAAATTATACGAAGAACTCGGCGCCCTGGCCCGCTTTGTCGACAATGCGAGGAACGCCATCTCGACGGCCACCCCCCAGATCACGTCCATCAACACGCAGCTTCCGGCCGCCACGTCCCATCTGAGCGACCTGAGCAAGATGACGGAGGACGGCACGCTCGAAGTCATGCGGTTGACGGAGATAATGCAGGACAATCACGAGCGGGTCGCCAAGGATCTTTCCGCGGTCGTCGAGGTTCTGCAGGCGATGGATTGCGTGGCCCTTGCCGGACGTCTTGGGAATGTGAGCTCCGTTCTCGCGCAGGACAATAAATATCTGACGGAGATCATGACGGCTCTCTCCTTTCAAGATCTGGTGGCCCAGAGAGTGAAAAAACTCGTCGTCATTCTCGACGAAGTGCAAGGAAAGTTGATGGAGCTCGTCGTCGTGTTCGGCCTGCAGGGGAAGGGCGAAGCAGCCAGTGACGCCGGGACGGCCGGGCACTTGCTGAAACAGCTCGAAGAGTCCAAAACGACGGCGATGCAACAAAAAGTCGCCGACGATATCCTGGCTCAGTTCGGATTCAAATAG
- a CDS encoding response regulator, with amino-acid sequence MKILVVDDMVTMRRIVKNILKQLGFGNVDEAENGQEALQKLRADTFGFVVSDWNMPVMTGIDMLRAIRADEKLKAIPVLMVTAEAQQTNLIEAVQAGVSNYIVKPFTAETLQEKIGKIFK; translated from the coding sequence ATGAAGATCCTGGTGGTCGATGATATGGTGACGATGAGAAGAATCGTCAAAAATATTCTGAAGCAGTTGGGATTCGGGAATGTAGACGAAGCGGAAAACGGGCAAGAAGCTCTGCAGAAGCTGCGGGCCGACACCTTCGGATTCGTGGTGTCCGACTGGAACATGCCGGTCATGACGGGCATCGACATGCTCCGGGCCATTCGGGCGGATGAAAAGCTCAAAGCCATTCCCGTGCTGATGGTGACGGCCGAGGCGCAACAAACAAATTTGATTGAAGCGGTGCAGGCAGGCGTCAGCAACTACATCGTCAAGCCCTTCACCGCTGAGACCCTGCAGGAGAAGATCGGGAAGATTTTCAAATAG
- a CDS encoding helix-turn-helix domain-containing protein, translating to MNNEVSTATAIQTEEVTVREGEILTVMEVARFLRVPKSTVYKLARVGELPASKIGKHWRFLRRDIHDWMHGRSRQGS from the coding sequence ATGAATAATGAAGTATCTACAGCAACAGCGATTCAGACCGAGGAAGTCACCGTGCGGGAGGGAGAAATCCTCACGGTAATGGAGGTGGCTCGGTTTCTCCGAGTGCCGAAGTCCACGGTCTATAAACTCGCCCGAGTCGGTGAATTGCCGGCATCGAAAATCGGAAAGCACTGGCGGTTCCTGCGCCGTGACATCCATGACTGGATGCATGGTCGGTCCCGGCAAGGCTCGTGA
- a CDS encoding P-loop NTPase: MARVISVASGKGGVGKSVVAANLALVLAQKGKQVVLADLDVGGADAHVLVGLLNPPLTLTDFLNHRIEQLDDLAQRLPLHPNLRIIPGTGDTLATANMSYSQKRRLIRNFQDIRADVIVVDIGAGASYHTLDFFLMADHHVAVATPDPTSVLDLYRFLKLAAIRRVLSMFVMRDVMTDGLANRDYSSVEEVLDVAGKTDESGRAIAETTLRAFQPTLILNRVSGRARVNVLQLRKLLKEYVGGDLTLLGEIPDDPAMEQAVRAYIPVVQHTPSSPSAAALVKTGETLLQLLTRPAVQAA; encoded by the coding sequence ATGGCGCGCGTGATTTCAGTCGCGTCGGGAAAAGGCGGGGTCGGCAAAAGTGTGGTGGCGGCCAACCTGGCTCTCGTCTTGGCACAGAAGGGCAAGCAGGTAGTGCTCGCGGATCTCGACGTGGGCGGCGCCGACGCGCATGTCCTGGTCGGCCTCCTCAACCCGCCGCTCACCTTGACCGACTTCCTCAACCATCGCATCGAGCAGCTGGACGATCTGGCTCAACGTCTTCCCCTTCATCCGAACTTGCGGATTATTCCCGGCACCGGCGACACCTTGGCGACGGCCAACATGTCCTATTCACAAAAGCGACGCCTGATCCGGAATTTTCAAGATATCCGCGCGGACGTGATCGTCGTCGATATCGGAGCGGGAGCGAGCTATCATACTCTCGACTTTTTTCTCATGGCCGATCATCACGTCGCCGTCGCGACGCCGGACCCCACCTCCGTCCTGGATCTCTACCGGTTTCTTAAGCTCGCGGCGATTCGTCGTGTTTTATCGATGTTCGTGATGCGGGATGTGATGACGGATGGTCTTGCGAACCGGGATTACAGCAGCGTGGAAGAGGTGTTGGATGTCGCGGGCAAGACGGATGAGTCCGGCCGCGCGATCGCCGAAACCACCCTGCGAGCGTTTCAGCCGACCCTCATCCTCAATCGCGTATCGGGACGCGCGCGCGTCAACGTGCTCCAGCTGAGGAAACTGCTCAAGGAGTATGTCGGCGGCGACTTGACCCTGCTGGGTGAGATTCCGGACGACCCTGCGATGGAACAAGCGGTGCGCGCCTACATCCCCGTGGTTCAGCACACTCCTTCTTCTCCGTCCGCCGCCGCCCTGGTAAAGACGGGCGAGACGCTGCTCCAGCTCCTCACACGCCCTGCCGTCCAAGCGGCATAG
- a CDS encoding PilZ domain-containing protein, whose product MASPVMTPSTPPTSAADERREWIRIDDRVLMEYRVLAETGTAVPVEATSATPEIISAVVTQPTADLLARTGESLIGSPVLPWIMKVDYILEVILNSLAMTHPASVTMARPTDVNLSGGGVGFVSPREFTAGDQLAIKMILPPFRLIQAVVQVIRSVPQANGLAFVVATEFVDLKPDDQEYLIRHILHTQAERLRARRAATA is encoded by the coding sequence ATGGCGTCTCCTGTCATGACACCGTCCACCCCACCCACGAGCGCCGCCGATGAACGGCGAGAATGGATCAGAATCGATGATCGGGTGCTGATGGAATATCGGGTGCTGGCCGAGACAGGCACGGCTGTTCCTGTCGAAGCAACCAGCGCCACCCCGGAGATCATCTCCGCGGTCGTCACCCAACCGACCGCGGATTTGCTCGCGCGCACGGGAGAGTCATTGATCGGCTCACCGGTGCTTCCCTGGATCATGAAAGTCGATTACATACTTGAAGTCATCCTCAATTCTTTGGCGATGACTCATCCGGCAAGTGTCACTATGGCGCGACCGACAGATGTCAATCTGAGCGGGGGGGGGGTGGGGTTCGTCTCCCCTCGGGAGTTCACGGCCGGTGACCAACTCGCGATCAAGATGATCCTTCCGCCGTTCAGGCTCATCCAAGCGGTGGTACAAGTCATTCGTTCCGTCCCCCAGGCGAACGGACTCGCGTTTGTCGTCGCCACCGAATTCGTGGATCTGAAGCCCGACGATCAAGAATATCTGATCCGCCACATCCTCCATACACAAGCCGAACGGCTGAGAGCTCGCCGGGCCGCAACCGCGTAA
- a CDS encoding GGDEF domain-containing protein, with product MAKQTVSDASRLSDELARVTRELEHAQGELQHSHQRLTSLYRLTDALASSPDEEEIIKVLTKGLPPLIDPAMIGVARANRNRAWVWSDSQNREREAQARRYLLRRLGPSPSHETESNAPLRRGRPRHLRLIPPSAPQQAIQEQDATFGEEVSLALGSDETGLLLVQLKDPDRFTPRDREVLDTVGAALSLALRHAQTQQRARAMALHDPLTGLFNTHAFERALMRELSVGLRYGVPACLLLLDLDFFKIVNDRLGHTAGDQVLKEAADLMRGTVRDSDIVGRCKGNTFAVVLPHADRQQARALAERLREKVERHPFTVEDGHVRTTASIGLAAVPDATVVSIAEWMMVGDTALNDAKTQGRNRVVLHAPKPPGVACAVALSCAA from the coding sequence ATGGCCAAGCAGACAGTCTCCGATGCAAGCAGGTTATCCGATGAATTGGCCAGGGTTACGCGGGAGTTGGAGCACGCTCAGGGTGAATTGCAACATTCCCACCAACGACTGACCTCGTTGTATCGTCTCACGGATGCACTCGCGTCCTCGCCGGACGAAGAAGAAATTATTAAGGTTCTGACGAAAGGATTGCCTCCCCTGATCGACCCTGCCATGATCGGGGTTGCCAGGGCGAATCGCAACCGAGCCTGGGTATGGTCGGACTCCCAGAATCGGGAACGGGAGGCGCAAGCGCGCCGGTATTTGCTACGTAGACTCGGTCCATCTCCTTCTCACGAGACTGAGTCGAACGCTCCTCTTCGGCGCGGGCGTCCGCGTCACCTTCGACTCATTCCACCGTCGGCGCCGCAACAGGCCATACAAGAACAGGATGCCACCTTCGGAGAGGAGGTGTCGCTTGCTCTCGGGTCGGACGAAACAGGTCTTCTTCTTGTGCAGCTGAAGGATCCTGATCGGTTTACTCCGCGCGATCGGGAAGTGCTCGATACGGTCGGCGCAGCGCTGTCTCTCGCCCTCCGTCATGCCCAGACGCAACAACGCGCGAGAGCGATGGCTCTTCACGATCCGCTCACGGGCCTGTTCAACACGCACGCATTCGAGCGCGCGTTGATGCGGGAGTTGAGCGTCGGGCTTCGTTACGGGGTGCCGGCGTGCCTGTTGCTGCTGGACTTGGATTTCTTCAAGATCGTCAATGACCGTCTTGGCCATACGGCTGGGGATCAGGTGCTCAAGGAGGCAGCCGATCTGATGCGAGGGACGGTGCGCGACAGCGATATCGTCGGGCGATGCAAAGGCAACACCTTCGCGGTCGTATTGCCTCATGCCGACCGGCAACAGGCGCGTGCGCTCGCGGAGCGGTTGCGAGAGAAGGTTGAGCGACACCCCTTTACGGTCGAGGACGGGCACGTCCGCACCACGGCCAGTATCGGTTTGGCCGCGGTTCCGGACGCCACCGTGGTGTCCATTGCGGAGTGGATGATGGTCGGCGATACCGCTCTGAATGACGCGAAGACTCAAGGGCGGAATCGTGTGGTCCTTCATGCTCCGAAACCGCCGGGAGTCGCGTGCGCCGTGGCCCTGAGTTGCGCCGCCTAA
- the fliS gene encoding flagellar export chaperone FliS, translating into MLTQYTNQYKQTQVMTSSRVQIVVLLYDAAIQSIELARTGIESNDPKEKGRFLGRAISIIGELNSVLDFEQGGEIARSLHRLYEYMLSELVMANARNDVRRLDGPHRCLTTLREGWREIAAQQTHPAGVR; encoded by the coding sequence ATGCTCACTCAATACACCAACCAGTATAAGCAGACACAGGTGATGACGTCGTCCAGAGTTCAGATCGTCGTGCTGCTGTACGACGCGGCCATCCAATCGATCGAACTCGCCCGGACGGGGATCGAGTCCAATGATCCAAAGGAAAAAGGCCGGTTCCTTGGTCGGGCCATTTCCATCATCGGAGAGCTCAACAGCGTCCTCGATTTCGAACAGGGCGGTGAGATCGCGCGGTCCTTGCATCGTCTCTACGAGTACATGCTCAGCGAACTGGTCATGGCCAATGCCCGTAACGATGTGCGTCGGCTCGATGGTCCGCACCGTTGCCTGACGACGCTTCGCGAGGGGTGGCGTGAGATCGCGGCGCAACAGACGCATCCGGCTGGTGTACGATGA
- the fliD gene encoding flagellar filament capping protein FliD, whose protein sequence is MATISFGGLGNGLDFGQVVDQLVKASRIPVERLTAKKSTLNSKSTDYATLSTKLIALQSAADKLRLPSNFDRSSVSVSDSTVLTATGSPSAVQGSYTVKVTQLAQAHQITNKAAKAVASMTTDIVSGGSGTFTFRVGSGTNQTVSLSATATIEDLKTAINDLGAGVTASVVNTGSESTPAYRLALTAVSTGASNGITIVADDTDLDFLNASGTGGPDILQAAQDAVIVVGDPALNPMTFQRSSNTLTDAITGVVLTLNKKTAGSDTVSVNVSRDVTAVQTGIKNLATAYNEVVTFINERNTYDVASKEGGIFFNEPTVRTVLSQMKSALSSVVPGLTTYASAGDIGFKTERDGTVTVEDTKLSAALSSNYAAVKNVFVTQTGSVGVAQLVNVAVDSLSDIQSGALTLRKKGLTDQIEEMTDEIARKEDLIAQYEARLRLQYAALDGLLGQLQSQISFLQNNSSLTKKT, encoded by the coding sequence ATGGCGACGATAAGTTTCGGCGGCCTGGGAAACGGACTGGACTTCGGTCAGGTGGTCGACCAATTGGTGAAGGCGTCACGCATCCCTGTCGAGCGACTCACAGCCAAGAAGAGCACGCTCAATTCGAAGTCGACTGACTACGCCACGCTGAGCACCAAGTTGATCGCCCTCCAAAGCGCGGCCGACAAATTGCGTTTGCCCTCAAATTTTGATCGTTCCAGCGTGTCGGTCAGCGACTCAACCGTGCTGACCGCGACGGGATCGCCGTCGGCCGTGCAGGGAAGCTACACCGTCAAGGTCACGCAACTGGCGCAAGCGCACCAGATCACGAATAAGGCGGCCAAGGCGGTCGCGTCCATGACGACTGACATCGTGAGCGGAGGCTCGGGGACGTTCACCTTTCGCGTCGGCAGCGGCACGAATCAAACCGTCAGTCTGAGCGCCACGGCAACGATCGAAGATCTCAAAACCGCCATCAATGATCTCGGCGCCGGCGTGACGGCTTCGGTGGTCAACACGGGGAGCGAATCGACTCCGGCCTACCGCTTGGCATTGACCGCCGTCAGTACCGGCGCCAGTAACGGGATCACGATCGTGGCGGACGACACCGATCTCGACTTTCTGAACGCCAGCGGAACCGGAGGGCCCGATATACTGCAAGCGGCTCAAGACGCCGTGATCGTCGTGGGTGACCCTGCGCTCAACCCGATGACATTCCAACGCAGCAGCAACACCCTGACGGATGCGATTACCGGGGTGGTTTTGACGCTGAATAAGAAGACCGCCGGTTCGGACACCGTCTCGGTCAATGTCTCGCGGGATGTGACGGCCGTCCAAACCGGCATCAAGAATCTGGCGACGGCCTACAACGAGGTGGTCACGTTCATCAACGAGCGAAATACCTACGACGTCGCCTCCAAGGAGGGTGGAATCTTTTTCAACGAGCCGACGGTGCGGACGGTGCTCAGCCAAATGAAGAGCGCCCTCTCCTCCGTCGTGCCGGGATTGACCACGTATGCGTCGGCGGGTGACATCGGGTTCAAGACAGAGCGTGACGGTACGGTGACCGTCGAAGATACCAAGCTGAGCGCGGCGCTGAGTTCGAATTACGCCGCGGTCAAAAATGTGTTCGTGACTCAAACCGGCAGCGTCGGGGTGGCGCAACTTGTCAATGTCGCGGTGGATTCGCTTTCGGATATTCAATCCGGGGCGCTCACTCTCAGGAAGAAGGGGCTTACCGATCAGATTGAGGAGATGACCGATGAGATCGCTCGAAAAGAAGACCTCATCGCGCAATATGAGGCGCGGCTTCGCCTGCAGTATGCCGCGCTCGACGGGCTGCTCGGACAACTCCAGAGTCAGATCAGCTTTCTCCAGAACAATTCCTCGCTCACGAAAAAAACCTAG
- a CDS encoding flagellar protein FlaG: protein MIYSVTPKADLRVERNRGGEPSGAVEQKPKARKEDAEARSTPRASAERSRIEEAATRVNEVLSLANPQLRIRVDDETERVVVKVVEQESGEVIRQIPPEELLELEKYLSSPKGLLLQEQG, encoded by the coding sequence GTGATATACAGCGTTACACCAAAGGCAGATCTTCGAGTCGAACGCAATCGTGGGGGCGAACCATCGGGTGCGGTAGAGCAAAAACCGAAGGCAAGAAAAGAGGATGCAGAAGCGCGCTCAACTCCCCGGGCATCAGCTGAACGGTCCAGAATCGAAGAGGCGGCTACGAGGGTCAACGAGGTTCTGAGTCTGGCGAACCCGCAGCTCAGGATCAGAGTGGATGATGAAACCGAACGAGTCGTCGTGAAGGTGGTCGAGCAGGAGTCCGGCGAGGTGATCCGCCAGATTCCACCCGAAGAGTTGTTGGAGTTGGAAAAGTACTTGTCGAGCCCGAAAGGGCTGCTGCTGCAAGAGCAGGGATAA
- a CDS encoding flagellin N-terminal helical domain-containing protein: protein MAIIVNNNPASISAQRNLGVSTASLGRSVERLSSGLRITRAADDAAGLGLSETLRAHIRSINQAVRNSSDGISLTQIADGAAATVGNLLGRLRELASQSSSGTVGATERSYIDQEFLALRSEIDRIAQVTEFNGQALTSGSSISFSIQVGFKSGSGNTLSMDLNQLTISALGISSVNVSSAANAQSALSNIDSAISSVATARAEYGSLQNRFEATIANLEVSSENLTAAESRIRDADIAYETSQFTKNQVLVQAGIAVLAQANTLPQQALALLQ from the coding sequence ATGGCAATTATCGTCAACAACAACCCCGCATCCATCTCGGCCCAGCGCAATTTGGGTGTGAGCACGGCGAGCTTGGGTCGCTCGGTTGAGCGTCTCTCGTCCGGCCTTCGCATTACCCGCGCCGCCGATGACGCGGCCGGTCTCGGGTTATCCGAAACCTTGCGGGCGCACATTCGCAGCATCAACCAAGCCGTGAGAAATTCATCGGACGGCATCAGTTTGACGCAGATCGCCGACGGCGCGGCCGCCACGGTCGGCAACTTATTGGGCCGGCTCCGGGAACTGGCGTCGCAGTCATCCAGCGGCACGGTGGGCGCCACTGAACGGTCATACATCGATCAGGAGTTCTTAGCGCTACGTTCGGAAATCGACCGCATTGCGCAGGTGACGGAATTCAACGGGCAAGCCTTGACCAGCGGGAGCTCGATCAGCTTCAGCATCCAGGTCGGGTTCAAGAGCGGATCGGGCAACACGTTGTCGATGGATCTGAACCAGCTGACGATTTCCGCGCTGGGGATCAGCAGCGTGAACGTGTCCTCGGCAGCCAATGCGCAGAGCGCGCTGAGCAACATCGACAGCGCGATCAGCTCTGTGGCAACCGCTCGCGCCGAGTACGGGTCACTCCAGAATCGGTTTGAAGCGACGATCGCGAATTTGGAGGTGTCGAGCGAGAATTTGACGGCAGCCGAGTCGCGGATCCGCGACGCGGACATCGCCTATGAAACATCACAATTCACCAAAAACCAGGTTCTGGTGCAAGCAGGTATCGCCGTGCTCGCGCAGGCGAATACATTGCCGCAACAGGCGCTGGCATTGCTCCAGTAA
- a CDS encoding glycosyltransferase family 9 protein, whose amino-acid sequence MKQVLIVNITRMGDLVQMGTLLARLREEWPDVAVDLVVDRQFAPVASMLSGLRDIMAYDFHALIDESRACVKDTVVLYREVATWAGDLSQRRYDRIVNLTFNRPSALLAEYVGAPDIRGARSAWDGGTVIDNPWMAYFTDIHQIRRINRFNLVDVYAMGGSRPGAFAPLHVAAPAESTDWAKRFLSSQAGPEREWIAVQAGASDVMKAWRPQHFGMTLARFSKQWDGGILFIGSSSEQDTIAQVIRTYREAGGRSVMKNAAGHTTLAQLVALLADCRLLLTNDTGPMHLAVGVQTPVIDLSVGHVDFQETGPYGPGHWVMQPDLECAPCGFEQVCSHHACKERIPIDAVAAVMQHVVGQGSPPAAVPGYRLYRSGIDADQLGSFELVSGHEDAAVAWYAAFWRRRWYESFTGRPSRLPAFDRPAPNHDEGVSCIRTMMPLLHSLCRRADHIVRLTGQTPIPVQAIQALQRAQTEERQKVAQAGTSTWATKPLTTAALRLLHQDNVQGLERMARHHAAAYQRWRRETEFVASHLASAPEADAPMSHMPILYAGIE is encoded by the coding sequence ATGAAACAAGTATTGATTGTGAACATCACCCGCATGGGCGATCTCGTGCAGATGGGCACGCTGTTGGCACGGCTCCGTGAAGAATGGCCGGACGTGGCGGTGGACCTCGTGGTCGATCGGCAATTTGCCCCCGTCGCCTCCATGCTGAGCGGCTTGCGTGACATCATGGCGTATGATTTTCATGCATTGATCGATGAGAGCCGCGCCTGCGTCAAAGATACCGTGGTGTTGTATCGAGAGGTCGCGACATGGGCCGGAGATTTGAGTCAGCGCCGCTACGACCGCATCGTCAATCTGACATTCAACCGGCCCAGCGCCCTGTTGGCTGAGTATGTCGGCGCCCCTGATATCCGAGGCGCACGGAGCGCGTGGGACGGCGGGACGGTCATCGACAATCCCTGGATGGCGTACTTTACGGATATCCATCAGATTCGCCGGATCAACCGATTCAATCTCGTCGATGTCTATGCCATGGGCGGGAGCAGACCGGGCGCGTTTGCGCCGCTGCATGTGGCGGCACCGGCTGAAAGCACGGACTGGGCGAAGCGTTTTCTGTCGAGCCAGGCTGGGCCGGAGCGGGAATGGATCGCGGTGCAGGCGGGGGCAAGTGACGTCATGAAAGCCTGGCGGCCGCAGCATTTCGGCATGACGTTGGCCCGGTTCAGCAAACAGTGGGACGGCGGCATTCTGTTCATCGGATCCTCCTCGGAACAGGACACGATCGCCCAGGTCATTCGGACGTATCGAGAGGCAGGTGGGCGCAGCGTGATGAAGAATGCCGCCGGGCACACGACGCTGGCGCAGCTCGTCGCGCTGTTGGCGGACTGTCGGTTGTTGCTCACGAACGACACGGGACCGATGCATTTGGCCGTGGGCGTGCAGACTCCGGTCATTGATCTATCGGTCGGCCATGTTGATTTTCAAGAGACCGGTCCGTATGGGCCGGGGCATTGGGTGATGCAGCCGGATCTGGAGTGCGCGCCCTGCGGGTTTGAGCAGGTCTGTTCGCACCATGCCTGTAAAGAACGAATCCCAATCGATGCCGTTGCCGCCGTCATGCAGCATGTGGTGGGACAGGGTTCGCCGCCTGCGGCGGTGCCGGGCTATCGTTTATATCGATCGGGCATCGATGCGGATCAGTTGGGGAGTTTTGAACTCGTCTCCGGCCACGAAGATGCAGCGGTCGCCTGGTATGCGGCCTTCTGGCGTCGCCGCTGGTACGAGTCGTTCACCGGCCGACCGAGCCGACTCCCGGCTTTCGACCGCCCCGCTCCGAACCACGACGAGGGAGTGTCCTGTATTCGGACAATGATGCCGCTGCTTCACAGCCTCTGCCGACGGGCCGACCATATTGTTCGGCTCACCGGACAAACACCGATTCCCGTTCAGGCGATTCAAGCGCTGCAGCGGGCACAAACGGAGGAGCGGCAGAAGGTTGCTCAGGCCGGCACGTCGACGTGGGCCACCAAACCGCTCACCACGGCGGCGCTTCGCCTTTTGCATCAGGACAATGTGCAAGGGCTGGAGCGAATGGCGAGACATCATGCGGCGGCATATCAGCGGTGGCGCCGGGAGACGGAATTCGTGGCCTCCCATCTCGCATCCGCGCCGGAGGCGGACGCTCCGATGTCACACATGCCTATATTGTATGCCGGTATCGAATGA